From Anomalospiza imberbis isolate Cuckoo-Finch-1a 21T00152 chromosome 6, ASM3175350v1, whole genome shotgun sequence, one genomic window encodes:
- the EXD2 gene encoding exonuclease 3'-5' domain-containing protein 2 isoform X1, producing MAKQTAVTITLATLLGVALGGLVLWKATQRRKEKTRCGGQQEEAAVKSGDEKLIKAEDKKVLSFFRSPTFFWIERTLDADIVIVSEQEEWDHVEPLLKKELEKWPVLGIDCEWVSVEGKANPVSLLQMASSSGLCILVRLPRLVASGQTLPKTLLDIMADSAVLKVGVGCWEDACKLLHDYGLPVKGSMDLRYLAMRQRKDLLHNCLSLKSLAEKVLNFPLDKSPHVRCSNWEAEELTQDQVLYAARDAQVSVAVFFHLLGFTSLPATPEGENSVTAWEKAWGKCQGLVDIPFRGRKSGSTGEEKSGEGCSPQKTKSRKSWVNGQPSGNQQMRDPRRQKRKPLGVGYSARKSPLYDNCFLHAPDGQPLCTCDRKKAQWYLDKGIGELVSTDPFVVKLRFEPSGRPESQVDYYLTVKENLCVVCGKRESYIRKNVVPHEYRRHFPIQMKDHNSHDVLLLCTSCHAISNYYDNHLKQQLAQEFGAPIGSEEGVRLLEDPLRRQVRSGARALLNADSLPDPRRAELLQSIKDFYNTDTVTPEMLQAAAGLETRICNESYVPHGLKVVQCCAKGGLRSLMQLERRWRQHFLDSMKPKHLPEQWSVDHNHVKLIQKYGEDLQIKLS from the exons ATGGCCAAGCAAACAGCCGTGACGATTACTTTGGCCACTCTGCTGGGTGTTGCTCTGGGGGGCCTGGTTTTGTGGAAAGCGACCCAGCGTCGGAAAGAAAAAACACGCTGTGGTGGTCAACAAGAGGAAGCAGCAGTAAAGTCAGGAGATGAGAAACTCATTAAGGCAGAGGATAAGAAGGTGCTTTCCTTCTTCAGATCTCCCACCTTTTTCTGGATAGAGAGGACCCTTGATGCAGACATAGTGATAGTTTCAGAGCAGGAGGAGTGGGATCATGTTGAACCATTGCTGAAGAAGGAGCTAGAGAAGTGGCCTGTTCTTGGAATTGATTGTGAGTGG GTATCTGTGGAGGGAAAAGCAAATCCTGTATCCCTGTTGCAGATGGCTTCTTCCAGTGGCCTCTGCATTCTTGTTCGGTTGCCCAGGCTTGTTGCCAGTGGCCAGACTCTTCCAAAGACCCTGCTGGACATCATGGCAGATAGTGCTGTGTTGAAAGTTGGGGTAGGATGCTGGGAAGATGCTTGCAAATTGCTTCATGATTATGGCCTTCCAGTCAAAGGGAGCATGGACCTCCGGTATTTAGCCATGAGACAGCG GAAGGATCTACTTCACAACTGCCTTAGCCTTAAGTCTTTAGCTGAAAAAGTCCTGAACTTCCCGCTTGACAAATCTCCTCATGTGCGTTGCAGCAACTGGGAAGCAGAAGAACTGACACAAGATCAG GTTCTCTATGCTGCTAGGGATGCCCAGGTCTCAGTGGCTGTGTTCTTCCATTTGCTGGGATTTACCAGCCTCCCTGCTACACCTGAAGGTGAAAACTCTGTAACTGCTTGGGAGAAAGCATGGGGTAAATGCCAGGGCTTGGTGGATATCCCATTTAGAGGAAGAAAGAGTGGCAGCACAGGAGAGGAGAAGAGTGGTGAGGGATGTTCCCCTCAGAAAACAAAGAGTCGGAAATCTTGGGTGAATGGCCAGCCCTCTGGCAATCAGCAAATGAGAGATCCACGGAGGCAGAAGCGAAAGCCTCTGGGTGTGGGATATTCTGCACG AAAATCTCCGCTGTATGACAACTGCTTCCTGCATGCACCAGATGGACAGCCTCTGTGCACTTGTGATCGCAAGAAGGCTCAGTGGTATTTGGACAAGGGGATTGGAG AGCTAGTTAGCACAGACCCTTTTGTTGTGAAGCTGCGTTTTGAGCCTTCAGGACGTCCTGAGTCTCAAGTTGATTATTATCTGACCGTCAAAGAAAACCTCTGTGTTGTTTGTGGCAAGCGAGAATCCTATATCCG AAAGAATGTTGTTCCTCATGAATACCGAAgacacttccccatccagatgAAGGACCACAACTCACATGATGTGCTTCTACTCTGCACATCCTGCCATGCCATCTCCAATTACTATGACAACCACCTCAAGCAGCAGCTGGCCCAGGAGTTTGGGGCTCCCATTGGCTCCGAGGAAGGTGTGCGTCTCCTAGAGGACCCTCTGCGCAGGCAAGTGCGCTCGGGGGCGCGTGCCCTGCTGAATGCAGACAGCCTGCCTGACCCCcgaagggcagagctgctgcaaagCATCAAGGACTTCTATAACACAGACACAGTCACtccagagatgctccaggcagcagctggtcTGGAAACCAG GATCTGCAATGAGAGCTACGTGCCACATGGACTGAAGGTGGTGCAGTGTTGTGCTAAAGGAGGCCTGCGCTCCCTTATGCAGCTGGAAAGACGCTGGCGGCAGCATTTCTTGGACAGCATGAAGCCCAAACACCTCCCAGAGCAATGGTCAGTGGACCATAACCATGTGAAATTGATCCAAAAGTATGGGGAGGATCTTCAGATCAAGCTGTCATGA
- the EXD2 gene encoding exonuclease 3'-5' domain-containing protein 2 isoform X3: MAKQTAVTITLATLLGVALGGLVLWKATQRRKEKTRCGGQQEEAAVKSGDEKLIKAEDKKVLSFFRSPTFFWIERTLDADIVIVSEQEEWDHVEPLLKKELEKWPVLGIDCEWVSVEGKANPVSLLQMASSSGLCILVRLPRLVASGQTLPKTLLDIMADSAVLKVGVGCWEDACKLLHDYGLPVKGSMDLRYLAMRQRKDLLHNCLSLKSLAEKVLNFPLDKSPHVRCSNWEAEELTQDQVLYAARDAQVSVAVFFHLLGFTSLPATPEGENSVTAWEKAWGKCQGLVDIPFRGRKSGSTGEEKSGEGCSPQKTKSRKSWVNGQPSGNQQMRDPRRQKRKPLGVGYSARKSPLYDNCFLHAPDGQPLCTCDRKKAQWYLDKGIGELVSTDPFVVKLRFEPSGRPESQVDYYLTVKENLCVVCGKRESYIRKNVVPHEYRRHFPIQMKDHNSHDVLLLCTSCHAISNYYDNHLKQQLAQEFGAPIGSEEGVRLLEDPLRRICNESYVPHGLKVVQCCAKGGLRSLMQLERRWRQHFLDSMKPKHLPEQWSVDHNHVKLIQKYGEDLQIKLS, from the exons ATGGCCAAGCAAACAGCCGTGACGATTACTTTGGCCACTCTGCTGGGTGTTGCTCTGGGGGGCCTGGTTTTGTGGAAAGCGACCCAGCGTCGGAAAGAAAAAACACGCTGTGGTGGTCAACAAGAGGAAGCAGCAGTAAAGTCAGGAGATGAGAAACTCATTAAGGCAGAGGATAAGAAGGTGCTTTCCTTCTTCAGATCTCCCACCTTTTTCTGGATAGAGAGGACCCTTGATGCAGACATAGTGATAGTTTCAGAGCAGGAGGAGTGGGATCATGTTGAACCATTGCTGAAGAAGGAGCTAGAGAAGTGGCCTGTTCTTGGAATTGATTGTGAGTGG GTATCTGTGGAGGGAAAAGCAAATCCTGTATCCCTGTTGCAGATGGCTTCTTCCAGTGGCCTCTGCATTCTTGTTCGGTTGCCCAGGCTTGTTGCCAGTGGCCAGACTCTTCCAAAGACCCTGCTGGACATCATGGCAGATAGTGCTGTGTTGAAAGTTGGGGTAGGATGCTGGGAAGATGCTTGCAAATTGCTTCATGATTATGGCCTTCCAGTCAAAGGGAGCATGGACCTCCGGTATTTAGCCATGAGACAGCG GAAGGATCTACTTCACAACTGCCTTAGCCTTAAGTCTTTAGCTGAAAAAGTCCTGAACTTCCCGCTTGACAAATCTCCTCATGTGCGTTGCAGCAACTGGGAAGCAGAAGAACTGACACAAGATCAG GTTCTCTATGCTGCTAGGGATGCCCAGGTCTCAGTGGCTGTGTTCTTCCATTTGCTGGGATTTACCAGCCTCCCTGCTACACCTGAAGGTGAAAACTCTGTAACTGCTTGGGAGAAAGCATGGGGTAAATGCCAGGGCTTGGTGGATATCCCATTTAGAGGAAGAAAGAGTGGCAGCACAGGAGAGGAGAAGAGTGGTGAGGGATGTTCCCCTCAGAAAACAAAGAGTCGGAAATCTTGGGTGAATGGCCAGCCCTCTGGCAATCAGCAAATGAGAGATCCACGGAGGCAGAAGCGAAAGCCTCTGGGTGTGGGATATTCTGCACG AAAATCTCCGCTGTATGACAACTGCTTCCTGCATGCACCAGATGGACAGCCTCTGTGCACTTGTGATCGCAAGAAGGCTCAGTGGTATTTGGACAAGGGGATTGGAG AGCTAGTTAGCACAGACCCTTTTGTTGTGAAGCTGCGTTTTGAGCCTTCAGGACGTCCTGAGTCTCAAGTTGATTATTATCTGACCGTCAAAGAAAACCTCTGTGTTGTTTGTGGCAAGCGAGAATCCTATATCCG AAAGAATGTTGTTCCTCATGAATACCGAAgacacttccccatccagatgAAGGACCACAACTCACATGATGTGCTTCTACTCTGCACATCCTGCCATGCCATCTCCAATTACTATGACAACCACCTCAAGCAGCAGCTGGCCCAGGAGTTTGGGGCTCCCATTGGCTCCGAGGAAGGTGTGCGTCTCCTAGAGGACCCTCTGCGCAG GATCTGCAATGAGAGCTACGTGCCACATGGACTGAAGGTGGTGCAGTGTTGTGCTAAAGGAGGCCTGCGCTCCCTTATGCAGCTGGAAAGACGCTGGCGGCAGCATTTCTTGGACAGCATGAAGCCCAAACACCTCCCAGAGCAATGGTCAGTGGACCATAACCATGTGAAATTGATCCAAAAGTATGGGGAGGATCTTCAGATCAAGCTGTCATGA
- the EXD2 gene encoding exonuclease 3'-5' domain-containing protein 2 isoform X2, with translation MRSPTFFWIERTLDADIVIVSEQEEWDHVEPLLKKELEKWPVLGIDCEWVSVEGKANPVSLLQMASSSGLCILVRLPRLVASGQTLPKTLLDIMADSAVLKVGVGCWEDACKLLHDYGLPVKGSMDLRYLAMRQRKDLLHNCLSLKSLAEKVLNFPLDKSPHVRCSNWEAEELTQDQVLYAARDAQVSVAVFFHLLGFTSLPATPEGENSVTAWEKAWGKCQGLVDIPFRGRKSGSTGEEKSGEGCSPQKTKSRKSWVNGQPSGNQQMRDPRRQKRKPLGVGYSARKSPLYDNCFLHAPDGQPLCTCDRKKAQWYLDKGIGELVSTDPFVVKLRFEPSGRPESQVDYYLTVKENLCVVCGKRESYIRKNVVPHEYRRHFPIQMKDHNSHDVLLLCTSCHAISNYYDNHLKQQLAQEFGAPIGSEEGVRLLEDPLRRQVRSGARALLNADSLPDPRRAELLQSIKDFYNTDTVTPEMLQAAAGLETRICNESYVPHGLKVVQCCAKGGLRSLMQLERRWRQHFLDSMKPKHLPEQWSVDHNHVKLIQKYGEDLQIKLS, from the exons ATGAG ATCTCCCACCTTTTTCTGGATAGAGAGGACCCTTGATGCAGACATAGTGATAGTTTCAGAGCAGGAGGAGTGGGATCATGTTGAACCATTGCTGAAGAAGGAGCTAGAGAAGTGGCCTGTTCTTGGAATTGATTGTGAGTGG GTATCTGTGGAGGGAAAAGCAAATCCTGTATCCCTGTTGCAGATGGCTTCTTCCAGTGGCCTCTGCATTCTTGTTCGGTTGCCCAGGCTTGTTGCCAGTGGCCAGACTCTTCCAAAGACCCTGCTGGACATCATGGCAGATAGTGCTGTGTTGAAAGTTGGGGTAGGATGCTGGGAAGATGCTTGCAAATTGCTTCATGATTATGGCCTTCCAGTCAAAGGGAGCATGGACCTCCGGTATTTAGCCATGAGACAGCG GAAGGATCTACTTCACAACTGCCTTAGCCTTAAGTCTTTAGCTGAAAAAGTCCTGAACTTCCCGCTTGACAAATCTCCTCATGTGCGTTGCAGCAACTGGGAAGCAGAAGAACTGACACAAGATCAG GTTCTCTATGCTGCTAGGGATGCCCAGGTCTCAGTGGCTGTGTTCTTCCATTTGCTGGGATTTACCAGCCTCCCTGCTACACCTGAAGGTGAAAACTCTGTAACTGCTTGGGAGAAAGCATGGGGTAAATGCCAGGGCTTGGTGGATATCCCATTTAGAGGAAGAAAGAGTGGCAGCACAGGAGAGGAGAAGAGTGGTGAGGGATGTTCCCCTCAGAAAACAAAGAGTCGGAAATCTTGGGTGAATGGCCAGCCCTCTGGCAATCAGCAAATGAGAGATCCACGGAGGCAGAAGCGAAAGCCTCTGGGTGTGGGATATTCTGCACG AAAATCTCCGCTGTATGACAACTGCTTCCTGCATGCACCAGATGGACAGCCTCTGTGCACTTGTGATCGCAAGAAGGCTCAGTGGTATTTGGACAAGGGGATTGGAG AGCTAGTTAGCACAGACCCTTTTGTTGTGAAGCTGCGTTTTGAGCCTTCAGGACGTCCTGAGTCTCAAGTTGATTATTATCTGACCGTCAAAGAAAACCTCTGTGTTGTTTGTGGCAAGCGAGAATCCTATATCCG AAAGAATGTTGTTCCTCATGAATACCGAAgacacttccccatccagatgAAGGACCACAACTCACATGATGTGCTTCTACTCTGCACATCCTGCCATGCCATCTCCAATTACTATGACAACCACCTCAAGCAGCAGCTGGCCCAGGAGTTTGGGGCTCCCATTGGCTCCGAGGAAGGTGTGCGTCTCCTAGAGGACCCTCTGCGCAGGCAAGTGCGCTCGGGGGCGCGTGCCCTGCTGAATGCAGACAGCCTGCCTGACCCCcgaagggcagagctgctgcaaagCATCAAGGACTTCTATAACACAGACACAGTCACtccagagatgctccaggcagcagctggtcTGGAAACCAG GATCTGCAATGAGAGCTACGTGCCACATGGACTGAAGGTGGTGCAGTGTTGTGCTAAAGGAGGCCTGCGCTCCCTTATGCAGCTGGAAAGACGCTGGCGGCAGCATTTCTTGGACAGCATGAAGCCCAAACACCTCCCAGAGCAATGGTCAGTGGACCATAACCATGTGAAATTGATCCAAAAGTATGGGGAGGATCTTCAGATCAAGCTGTCATGA